In Kitasatospora sp. NA04385, a single genomic region encodes these proteins:
- a CDS encoding PP2C family protein-serine/threonine phosphatase — MSSTVNEPGRTGRGRWWARPWVAPVAAMGLVALADLLLGPSLGLLPLFAAGPALAAGRGAPRTVLGSALLGVVLVLLLSVWDGVWGHTRVWVALGGVVFTALAACWVSVTRRRAERELVDVRAVAETVQNVLMPPLPPRLGPLELTGSYRSAHRTARVGGDLYQAVQVPGGVRILVADVQGKGLEAVSAAAVVLGAFRNAAPVAPDLGSLAGQVEQALAEQTSGDRFVTALLADVREDGRTTLLDHGHPVPVLLRAGGAGATGAAGTAPVLPKLDPAPPFGLAALTGAPAPRPTALTLHEGDRLLFCTDGLTEARDGSGRFYPLADRAAALLAPPCPQQALARLRADVEEWTGTGPDDDSALLLCDFRA, encoded by the coding sequence ATGTCGTCGACCGTCAACGAGCCGGGCCGGACCGGGCGGGGGCGGTGGTGGGCGCGGCCGTGGGTCGCGCCGGTGGCGGCGATGGGGCTGGTGGCGTTGGCGGACCTGCTGCTGGGGCCGTCCCTGGGGCTGCTGCCGCTGTTCGCGGCGGGCCCGGCGCTGGCGGCCGGGCGGGGTGCGCCGCGGACGGTGCTGGGTTCGGCGCTGCTGGGGGTGGTGCTGGTGCTGCTGCTCTCGGTGTGGGACGGGGTGTGGGGGCACACCCGGGTGTGGGTGGCGCTGGGCGGGGTGGTGTTCACGGCGCTGGCGGCGTGCTGGGTGTCGGTGACGCGGCGGCGGGCGGAACGGGAGCTGGTGGACGTCCGGGCGGTCGCGGAGACGGTGCAGAACGTGCTGATGCCGCCGCTGCCGCCCCGGTTGGGGCCGTTGGAGCTGACGGGTTCGTACCGTTCGGCGCACCGGACGGCCCGGGTCGGCGGTGACCTGTACCAGGCGGTGCAGGTGCCGGGCGGGGTGCGGATCCTGGTCGCGGACGTGCAGGGCAAGGGCTTGGAGGCGGTGAGCGCGGCGGCCGTGGTGCTGGGGGCGTTCCGCAACGCGGCGCCGGTCGCCCCGGACCTGGGCTCCCTCGCCGGGCAGGTCGAGCAGGCGCTCGCCGAGCAGACCTCCGGGGACCGTTTCGTCACCGCGCTGCTGGCCGACGTCCGGGAGGACGGGCGGACGACGCTGCTGGACCACGGCCACCCGGTGCCGGTCCTGCTGCGGGCGGGTGGAGCGGGAGCCACCGGCGCGGCCGGGACCGCGCCGGTGCTGCCGAAGCTCGACCCCGCCCCGCCGTTCGGGCTGGCCGCGCTGACGGGCGCGCCCGCGCCGCGGCCGACGGCACTGACCCTGCACGAGGGCGACCGGCTGCTGTTCTGCACGGACGGTCTGACCGAGGCCCGGGACGGCTCCGGCCGGTTCTACCCGCTGGCCGACCGGGCCGCGGCGCTGCTCGCCCCGCCGTGCCCGCAGCAGGCCCTGGCCCGGCTGCGGGCGGACGTGGAGGAGTGGACGGGCACCGGTCCGGACGACGACTCGGCGCTGCTGCTCTGCGACTTCCGCGCCTGA
- a CDS encoding AAA family ATPase, whose translation MFSLYGVLAERISAARAERAGLLEVPAESAGEARERELVVERLGREIGRLEGTEQGLVFGRIDRADGTALRIGRIGLQVGEEELPRLVDWRANAARPFYEATPVRPMNLRRRRHLRVEGRTVVSVSDELLDGTAPTEDDVLGDGPLAEALSVRRTGRMHAAVATLQAEQDEIIRSPHRGVTVVQGGPGTGKTVVALHRAAYVLYAFPRATEEGVLVVGPNARFIDYISRVLPSLGENDVVLATCRELAGVSVDEAKPSGAAGSSGAARSSGAARSSEVARSFEVARLKGGAVLAEALAGLLRVHQAPGGGFAVRVGREPVRLPGREVAVARDAAVAAVPGHNPAREVFKELLVDAVADAVQRDMGDLLAQIDADAEAMTGIDFDRFTGAAGRRVEGAADPGPVHELDLDAVRADLLADPGVDRAVEALWPRLVPGDLVKALLTDADALAEHLPALTAQERVLLLRGPDDPWTDADVPLLDEAASLVDGPPGRTYGHVVVDEAQELTAMQWRMIVRRCPARAMTLVGDFAQAGPVATARDWTEALAPHVGPRFRLHDLTVSYRTTQQILADVRGLLARIAPDQRPTRSLRSGERPRTVTAPPDGVVDAVVRELRAQRAAHPGELLGVVCADARVGELTARGVADRARIVPASEARGLEFDGVVVPDPEEIVATRPGGERDLYVALTRATKRLCTITVRPA comes from the coding sequence GTGTTCTCCCTGTACGGGGTGCTGGCCGAGCGGATTTCCGCGGCGCGGGCGGAACGGGCGGGCCTGCTGGAGGTTCCGGCGGAGAGTGCCGGGGAGGCGCGGGAGCGGGAGCTCGTCGTCGAGCGGCTGGGGCGGGAGATCGGCCGGTTGGAGGGCACGGAGCAGGGGCTGGTCTTCGGGCGCATCGACCGGGCGGACGGCACGGCCCTGCGGATCGGGCGGATCGGGCTCCAGGTGGGGGAGGAGGAGCTGCCCCGGCTGGTGGACTGGCGGGCGAACGCGGCGCGGCCCTTCTACGAGGCGACGCCGGTCCGGCCGATGAACCTGCGGCGGCGTCGGCACCTGCGCGTCGAGGGGCGCACGGTCGTCTCGGTGAGCGACGAGCTGCTGGACGGGACCGCCCCGACCGAGGACGACGTGTTGGGGGACGGGCCGCTGGCCGAGGCGCTGTCGGTGCGGCGCACGGGCCGGATGCACGCGGCCGTCGCGACACTGCAGGCCGAGCAGGACGAGATCATCCGCTCCCCGCACCGGGGGGTGACGGTGGTGCAGGGCGGGCCGGGCACCGGAAAGACGGTGGTGGCCCTGCACCGGGCGGCCTACGTCCTGTACGCGTTCCCGCGGGCGACGGAGGAGGGCGTCCTGGTGGTGGGCCCGAACGCCCGGTTCATCGACTACATCTCCCGGGTCCTGCCCTCGCTCGGGGAGAACGACGTCGTCCTGGCGACCTGCCGGGAGCTGGCCGGGGTGTCCGTGGACGAGGCGAAGCCGTCCGGCGCGGCCGGATCGTCCGGTGCGGCGCGGTCGTCCGGTGCGGCACGGTCGTCCGAGGTGGCACGGTCGTTCGAGGTGGCGCGGCTCAAGGGCGGGGCGGTCCTCGCCGAGGCCCTGGCCGGCCTGCTGCGCGTCCACCAGGCGCCCGGCGGCGGCTTCGCGGTGCGGGTCGGACGGGAACCGGTCCGCCTCCCGGGCCGGGAGGTGGCCGTGGCACGGGACGCCGCGGTGGCGGCCGTGCCGGGGCACAACCCCGCCCGGGAGGTGTTCAAGGAGCTGCTGGTCGACGCGGTGGCCGACGCGGTGCAGCGGGACATGGGCGACCTCCTGGCGCAGATCGACGCCGACGCCGAGGCGATGACGGGCATCGACTTCGACCGGTTCACCGGAGCCGCCGGGCGCCGGGTCGAGGGCGCGGCCGATCCGGGCCCGGTCCACGAACTGGATCTGGACGCCGTCCGGGCCGACCTGCTCGCCGACCCCGGCGTCGACCGGGCGGTCGAGGCGCTCTGGCCGCGGCTGGTGCCCGGCGACCTGGTGAAGGCGCTCCTGACCGACGCCGACGCCCTCGCCGAGCACCTGCCCGCGCTGACCGCGCAGGAGCGCGTCCTCCTGCTGCGCGGCCCGGACGACCCGTGGACCGACGCGGACGTGCCGCTGCTGGACGAGGCGGCCAGCCTGGTCGACGGCCCGCCCGGGCGGACGTACGGGCACGTCGTGGTCGACGAGGCGCAGGAACTGACGGCCATGCAGTGGCGGATGATCGTCCGCCGCTGCCCGGCGCGGGCGATGACGCTGGTGGGGGACTTCGCGCAGGCGGGCCCGGTCGCGACGGCGCGGGACTGGACGGAGGCGTTGGCCCCGCACGTCGGGCCGCGGTTCAGGCTGCACGACCTGACGGTCAGTTACCGCACCACGCAGCAGATCCTGGCGGACGTCCGGGGCCTGCTCGCGCGGATCGCCCCGGACCAGCGGCCCACCCGGTCGCTGCGCAGCGGGGAGCGCCCCCGCACCGTGACCGCGCCCCCGGACGGGGTGGTCGACGCCGTCGTCCGGGAGCTCCGGGCCCAGCGCGCCGCGCACCCGGGCGAGTTGCTGGGCGTGGTCTGCGCGGACGCCAGGGTGGGTGAGTTGACGGCCCGGGGCGTCGCGGACCGGGCGCGGATCGTGCCGGCCTCCGAGGCGCGCGGCCTGGAGTTCGACGGGGTCGTCGTCCCCGACCCGGAGGAGATCGTCGCCACCCGCCCGGGCGGGGAGCGGGACCTGTACGTGGCCCTCACCCGGGCCACCAAGCGCCTGTGCACCATCACCGTCCGGCCCGCCTGA
- a CDS encoding lipopolysaccharide assembly protein LapA domain-containing protein, whose product MADKTSSAERPASVTVGGREMRIRTITFLVLGVLAIWFIAVNTASVEIRLWIPTVTLPLWLVLLVTLLVGAALGGLLSRRRRSRG is encoded by the coding sequence ATGGCTGACAAGACGAGCAGTGCGGAGCGGCCGGCCTCGGTCACGGTCGGCGGCCGCGAGATGCGCATCAGGACCATCACGTTCCTGGTGCTCGGAGTACTGGCGATCTGGTTCATCGCGGTGAACACCGCCTCCGTGGAGATCCGCCTGTGGATCCCCACCGTCACGCTGCCGCTGTGGCTGGTCCTCCTGGTCACCCTGCTGGTCGGCGCCGCGCTCGGCGGGCTGCTGTCCCGCCGCCGCCGGAGCCGGGGCTGA
- a CDS encoding MFS transporter, whose amino-acid sequence MPAPLPADAPAPAPAPDQVLTEAPAPDRAPADAPAPDPVLARPRLTVTLLMAGSCLPILGAVLIAPVLPKLQDHFADVSGVDALAPVALTVPALSLAVMAPFAGAIIDRLGRHRLLVIATVLYAIVGTAPLWLDSLPAIIASRALVGVAESAIMTCCTTLIGDYWSGRRREKYLALQAICSAVSATAFFALGGAAGSAGWRAPFWAYAVGLLLAPLLATMLRPAGRRTDAAAAPALTPFAPLLRRLLAPCALTFFGAIVFYTVPVETSFLLKDLGTEAPATIGLCTAIASAATVAGAAAFTRLTDHADRLLPATLALCAVGFGIIAFAGSVPVLVVGAVVNCLGTGLLLPTLITRTVALLTPANRGRGTGLWNSAFFLGEFVCPLVLLGAAKPTGTLAHSIGALGAAALVVAAGLALTRSRRTAPRPPEGATA is encoded by the coding sequence ATGCCCGCCCCCCTCCCCGCCGACGCGCCCGCGCCCGCGCCCGCGCCGGACCAGGTGCTCACCGAGGCCCCCGCACCGGACCGGGCCCCCGCCGACGCCCCCGCGCCGGACCCGGTCCTCGCCCGCCCCCGGCTGACGGTGACCCTGCTGATGGCGGGCAGCTGCCTGCCGATCCTCGGCGCCGTGCTGATCGCCCCGGTCCTCCCCAAGCTCCAGGACCACTTCGCCGACGTCTCCGGCGTGGACGCCCTCGCGCCCGTGGCACTGACCGTCCCCGCGCTCTCCCTCGCCGTCATGGCGCCCTTCGCCGGTGCGATCATCGACCGCCTCGGCCGCCACCGCCTGCTGGTGATCGCCACCGTGCTCTACGCGATCGTCGGCACCGCCCCGCTCTGGCTCGACTCGCTGCCCGCGATCATCGCCAGCCGGGCCCTGGTCGGCGTCGCCGAGTCCGCCATCATGACCTGCTGCACCACCCTGATCGGCGACTACTGGAGCGGCCGCCGGCGCGAGAAGTACCTCGCCCTGCAAGCGATCTGCTCCGCCGTCTCGGCCACCGCCTTCTTCGCCCTCGGCGGCGCCGCGGGCTCGGCGGGCTGGCGCGCCCCGTTCTGGGCCTACGCCGTCGGCCTGCTGCTCGCCCCCCTGCTGGCCACCATGCTGCGACCGGCCGGGCGCCGCACCGACGCCGCCGCGGCCCCGGCCCTGACCCCCTTCGCCCCGCTGCTGCGCCGCCTGCTGGCCCCCTGCGCCCTGACCTTCTTCGGCGCGATCGTCTTCTACACCGTCCCCGTGGAGACCTCCTTCCTGCTCAAGGACCTCGGCACCGAGGCCCCCGCCACCATCGGCCTGTGCACCGCGATCGCCAGCGCCGCCACCGTCGCCGGCGCGGCCGCCTTCACCCGCCTCACCGACCACGCCGACCGCCTGCTCCCGGCGACCCTCGCGCTCTGCGCGGTCGGCTTCGGCATCATCGCCTTCGCCGGCAGCGTCCCCGTCCTGGTCGTCGGTGCGGTCGTCAACTGCCTCGGCACCGGCCTGCTGCTGCCCACCCTGATCACCCGCACCGTCGCACTGCTCACCCCCGCCAACCGGGGCCGCGGCACCGGCCTGTGGAACAGCGCCTTCTTCCTCGGCGAGTTCGTCTGCCCGCTGGTCCTGCTCGGCGCGGCCAAGCCCACCGGTACCCTGGCGCACTCGATCGGCGCCCTCGGCGCCGCCGCCCTGGTCGTCGCCGCCGGCCTGGCGCTCACCCGCTCCCGCCGGACGGCCCCCCGCCCGCCGGAGGGCGCCACCGCCTGA
- a CDS encoding LURP-one-related/scramblase family protein — MFEERRARHQANRAFEHGDGVTRYRMQQKVLAVGDDYWIDDDAGDHVYKVDGKALRLRKTFHIEDRSGHRVATVQRRALRIKDSMEIEDADGNRIAMVKKALINPLRDRWHIEQPDGPDLDVHGNVLDHEYTIENDGIKVAEVSKKWFRVRDTYGIDVGPDADHATVLAAVIAIDTMAHPGD, encoded by the coding sequence ATGTTCGAGGAACGACGCGCCCGCCACCAGGCCAACCGGGCTTTCGAGCACGGGGACGGGGTCACCCGCTACCGCATGCAGCAGAAGGTCCTCGCCGTCGGCGACGACTACTGGATCGACGACGACGCCGGCGACCACGTCTACAAGGTCGACGGCAAGGCCCTGCGCCTGCGCAAGACCTTCCACATCGAGGACCGCTCCGGCCACCGCGTCGCCACCGTCCAGCGCCGCGCACTGCGGATCAAGGACTCCATGGAGATCGAGGACGCCGACGGCAACCGCATCGCCATGGTCAAGAAGGCCCTGATCAACCCGCTCCGCGACCGCTGGCACATCGAACAGCCCGACGGCCCCGACCTCGACGTCCACGGCAACGTCCTCGACCACGAGTACACCATCGAGAACGACGGCATCAAGGTCGCCGAAGTGTCGAAGAAGTGGTTCCGGGTGCGCGACACCTACGGCATCGACGTCGGCCCGGACGCGGACCACGCCACCGTGCTGGCCGCCGTCATCGCCATCGACACGATGGCGCACCCGGGCGACTGA
- a CDS encoding YncE family protein translates to MRSLLRPHRVSRPGRPGRGPAVPGALALSLAAPLLLALPGPAAAAGTSTGNTAPAAPVAYVVDQCCATLTTVDTATRQPTGQIAFPAGSRPARIAAAPDGRRLYVTDQGAPVVRIVDPAAPGQSATIATRTGTQAIAVSPDGTRLYAGDHQGDPALGQLSVLDPAARTVTATVPLGFLPEDAAVSPDGRELYLTQPQGLTVVDTRTNTVTATLPLPGSPRQVALAPDGRHAYVTEYDTGIVAVVDTATRTVTAEVQVYAGADGVALAPDGARGYATSALGPTVTAFATGSGQVTGIVETPDEPSALALTPDGGQLWVANRANDHLTVVDTTTGTVIDRVRNVQGPVDLVIPAPPAPVRTEADLAVTLDAAAVPALIGGRIDYTLAVTNTSTTTASDTATVTVTFTPGSITPTTTAPGCTAAPGRLTCTVTHLAPGATARRTASLPVALLSLGTTYRATATRTAATPVDPDPSDDSAGRSCTALTTLIINCG, encoded by the coding sequence GTGCGATCCCTCCTCCGCCCCCACCGCGTCAGCCGCCCGGGCCGCCCCGGCCGCGGGCCCGCCGTTCCGGGCGCACTGGCGCTCTCCCTGGCCGCGCCCCTGCTGCTGGCGCTGCCCGGGCCCGCCGCCGCGGCCGGGACGTCCACCGGGAACACCGCGCCCGCCGCACCCGTCGCGTACGTCGTCGACCAGTGCTGCGCCACCCTCACCACTGTCGACACCGCCACCCGGCAGCCGACCGGACAGATCGCCTTCCCGGCCGGCAGCCGGCCCGCCCGGATCGCCGCCGCGCCCGACGGCCGCCGCCTCTACGTCACCGACCAGGGCGCGCCCGTCGTCCGGATCGTCGACCCCGCCGCCCCCGGCCAGAGCGCCACCATCGCCACCCGCACCGGCACCCAGGCCATCGCCGTCTCCCCCGACGGCACCCGCCTGTACGCCGGGGACCACCAGGGCGACCCGGCCCTCGGGCAGCTCTCGGTGCTCGACCCGGCGGCCCGCACCGTCACCGCCACCGTCCCGCTCGGCTTCCTCCCCGAGGACGCCGCCGTCTCCCCGGACGGCCGCGAGCTCTACCTCACCCAGCCGCAGGGCCTCACCGTCGTCGACACCCGCACCAACACCGTCACCGCCACCCTCCCGCTGCCCGGCTCACCCCGGCAGGTCGCCCTCGCCCCCGACGGCCGGCACGCGTACGTCACCGAGTACGACACCGGCATCGTCGCCGTCGTCGACACCGCCACCCGCACCGTCACCGCCGAGGTCCAGGTCTACGCCGGCGCCGACGGCGTCGCCCTCGCCCCCGACGGCGCCCGCGGCTACGCCACCAGCGCCCTCGGCCCCACCGTCACCGCCTTCGCCACCGGCAGCGGACAGGTCACCGGCATCGTCGAGACCCCCGACGAGCCCAGCGCGCTCGCCCTCACCCCCGACGGCGGGCAGCTGTGGGTGGCCAACCGGGCCAACGACCACCTGACCGTGGTCGACACCACCACCGGCACCGTGATCGACCGGGTCCGCAACGTCCAGGGCCCCGTCGACCTGGTGATCCCCGCCCCGCCCGCCCCCGTCCGCACCGAGGCCGACCTCGCCGTCACCCTCGACGCCGCCGCCGTCCCCGCCCTGATCGGCGGCCGGATCGACTACACCCTCGCCGTCACCAACACCAGCACCACCACCGCGTCCGACACCGCCACCGTCACCGTGACCTTCACTCCCGGCAGCATCACCCCCACCACCACCGCCCCCGGCTGCACCGCCGCCCCCGGCCGCCTCACCTGCACCGTCACCCACCTCGCCCCCGGCGCCACCGCCCGCCGCACCGCGAGCCTCCCGGTCGCGCTGCTCAGCCTCGGCACCACCTACCGGGCCACCGCGACCCGCACCGCCGCCACGCCCGTCGACCCCGACCCGAGCGACGACAGCGCCGGGCGCAGCTGCACGGCGCTCACCACGTTGATCATCAACTGCGGCTGA